The genomic segment GGTGGGAGACCACCCAACCCTACCGAGCCCTGGCCTTTGCACTAGCCTTTCTTTCTGTCATTCCCGGAGGGAATCTGCTGTTGAGAGGTTCTTTGTCATTCTGAATGGGTTGAAGAAGCCGCTTTTGCTCCCCGGCAGAACCCGTCCCGAAATCGTTGTCAAGCCCCGCGCATGTGGAAAACATACCTAACCCCATGAATCCACTCACTCCAAAATGTGGAAAACTAATTGCCGATTACTCTTCCAATTTGCTAGCCTATTAATAGGAGCAAAAACAGTGCCCGCCGGACACCAATCCGGCGGGCATTTTATTTTGCCCAAAAAATTGTCATCTTAAAGGAATACTCCTGTGCCTCAGCCTGACGAAATTACCATCAATTCCGCCGTTCAACGCTGCGTCAATGCCTGGCGCGAAGCCCTCGCCCGCAAAAACTGCAAGGATCCCATCGATCCCGGCGTCTGGGAGCGCGACTACGCCGGAAAAGCCTACCGCAAGGCCCTCCCCTGGCTCTCCACCCCTGACAACGTCGACGCCTTCATCGCCTGTGTCGCCCAGGGACTCGCCATCGGCGCCATCGATCCCTCTCACGCCACCAAACTGCTGTATGCCGCCCAGATCGCCATCACCTCCCGCCGCGCCCGCCTCCACGCCGAAAAAGAAGCCCGCACTCAAAAACAGGACCGCGCGAAGAAGGAGGAAAGCACCCCCACCCCCTCCCCCCTGACCACGAATGGCGTCCTAGGCACGAAGGGCGGCGAAGCCGCAGTGGCCGCACCGCAGGTGCCCGCGCCGCAGGCACCCCCCTCCCCTGCGCCCTCTAGCGCACTCAACAACTTACAACCGCAAAAACCCAAACCAGCACCGAAGGCGCCCTCCCCAAAGGATGATTTGACGGAACACGTCCAGGTCATGCTCGAACGGATCCTCGCCGGCAAACCCATCGACCAGGTGCCCCTGACTCCCTGGAAGAAGACACCCCCTCCCCCCCAGGCACACACCCGCTGACTCGCTCGCGCGCAGCGCGCTGACTTGCTGCTTTTGTGAGAAAAGGTAGTACCCCACCCCTGGCAACGATGGCGCAAAGGCGCAGTGGCCGCACCGCAGGTGCCGGCAACTCGCGAAATGAGGACCACAACCAAGCAGATCGATCGCCGCTTCACCCCACGCCCAAACGCCACACAGGATATCCCTGCCCAAAACGCCCTTAGTCATATCTACATCTATTTACTAAGTAGTAAATAAAAGGGGCACACCTTCAGTCCCTCTGCCACTTTGCAACTATGCCACTCTGTCACTTCGTAGCCGGAACCGCCTCAACCACCTTCAGCGTCTGATCCGCCGGCACATTCTCCAGCTTCTGCGTGATCCCGCTCGGCCACGTGATCTCCACTGACGTCGCCTTCGCATCCGACCCCAGCCCGAAGTGCACCGGCCCCAGGCTCGACGACGCGTAGCACACGCTCGACGTCTGGTGGTTGTACTGCGTCACGCTTGGCGACACCACCTTGATCCGCGCCCCGATCCCATCGCGATTGCTCTTCACGCCTTGCAGAGCGATATCAAGCCAGTGCCCCGCGTTCGCGCTTCGGTTCATCCACAGCTCCGCCGGCAGATCCATCGAGGTCGCCACAAAGTCCATCTTCCCGTCGCCGTCGAAATCCCCCATCCCGCACCCGCGATGCCGCGACGCCGTCGCCTCCGTGAAACCCGCCTCTTCCGTCAGCGGCACCCACGTATTGCCCTTCACGTTGCGGAACACCGTATTTGGCTGCTTCACCTGCGCCCCCGGCGGCCGCGTCGCCGACACGTGCCCGCGAGTCACCAGCAAATCCTTCCAGCCGTCGTTGTCGAAGTCATACAGCGCCGGCCCAAAGCCCGCCATGCCCATGCTGATCTTGCCCATCCCGCTCGGCGACGTCACTTCCCTGAACTCACCCTTGCCCGTGTTCTGCAAGATCGGAAATGTCTGCCGGTTCAGCGCCACGTAAACAATGTCGGGATACTCATCGTTGTTGAAGTCGCGGAAATCCAGGCCCATCCCCGAAATGAACGCGCCCTCTTCCGGCAGCGCCGTATTGGTCTGGAACGAAACCTCGTCGAACTTGTTCCCCAGGTTGTGGAACAGGAAGTCGTACTCGCCGTCATTGGTCACGAACACGTCCGGCTTGCCGTCCAGGTCATAATCGGCAATGCCCACGCCCATGCCCTTGCCCACGTGCTCCCGCAGGCCCCACTCCTTCGACACATCCTTGAACGTGCCGTTCCCCTGGTTCAGGAAAAGCTGATCCGGCAAGCCCTTATAAAAGCGCGGATGGCAATACTCCGGCCCGCTGTCCACCACGCACAGCGGTTTCTTGTCGAACTTCCATTGCAGGTAGTTGGCGACGAACAAGTCCAGCTTGCCGTCGTTATTCATGTCCACCCACGCCGCGGCCACGGCCCACAGCGGCCCAAACTCCGGATCGTTGAACTGATCGAGCCCCGCTTGCTTCGTCACGTCCGAAAACGTTCCATTGCCGTTGTTGTGATACAGATGACTGCCGCGCACGCCCGTCACAAACAGGTCAGGATGCCCATCGTTGTCGTAGTCGCCCACCGCCGCGCCCACGTCGAACCCTGTTCCCGCCAGCCCCGCCTGCTCCGTCACATCGGTGAACGTCCCGTCGCCGTTGTTCCGGAACAGCCGGTCGGAATACTTCGCCGACGTCTTCTTCATCGTCTCCAGATCGGCGCCATTGGCGAAGAAAATGTCCGGCTTGCCATCGCCGTTATAGTCGAAAACCGCAACACCGCCGCCCATCGTCTCCGGCGCATTGCGTGATTGGCTCTCGTCCGTCTCCAGCTTGAACGGCAGCGGCTTCAACTCAAACTTGATAGGAGACGCGGTCTGCTTCTGCCCGCAAACGAGCGGCGCGAAGCTTGTAAGGATAACGAAGGCCAGGGCGATTGGATATTGACGGGTTCTACTCTGCATGGCACCACAGGTGGGAATGTCTCAATTGTACGGGCCGGGACGCGAACCAAGATAGCCCGGCGGCCCTCCCAGGAGTACTCAGTCCTAGAGACCCCGGCCAAAAGCAAAAGGCGAGCACCGCGGCTCGCCCTTCACTTTGACTCTGTTCGGCAACCTTACTGGTGCGCCCCGTGCTTCTTCAGATAATCCACGATCGAATCATCCTCCGGCTTTGACATGGCGTAACCCAGCGCACGCATCTGGCTCTGGTTCTGCGCATTCACATCGGCGCCCTTGTCCACCAGCGACGGCACCAGGCTCAGGTAGCCCAGTTGGATAGCGCAGATCAACGGCGTGTCCCCAAAGGCGTTGGGAATGTTCGGATCCGCACCGTGGTCCAGAAGCGTCTTCATGTCGTCCTTCTGGCCACGCATCACGGCCCAGAACAACGGCGTGGTCCCAGTGATGCCGCGCATGTTCACGTCGCCCCCGTGCGCGATCAGCAGTTGAATGATCTTGTTGTGATCTCTGCCGAACACGGCCAGCGCCATCGGCGTGTAGCCGTTATTCGCAAGGTCCTGCGACGAGACCTGGTGCGTGTTCACTGCGTCGGACCGCGACGGCTGCGTGTGCAGCAGTCTCACTGGATCCTGATGGTTGCTGCTCGAGAAGAACTGCCCCAGGTCTTCCGGCGTGATGTTGGGATAGCTGTTCTTCACATTCACTTCGGCCCCGGCGGCAATCAGCGCTTCGGCCACCTTGAGTTCCCCGTGAAGGGCGGCAACGTGAAGCGGCGTGTCGCCGTTACTGTCTTTCGCCTTCACCGCATTGGGATCGGAAGCCAGGATCGCCTGGACCTTCTTCAGGTCTCCCTTGCGGGCTGCATCGTGAATCGGATCGGCAAACGCCGAACCGGTAAAGGAAACAACGAGGGCCGCAACAAACAGGGCCCGATGAAAACGTCCACCTTCAAGCATGAAATTCATCATCTTCTCCGCGTGTCAGACAGTTTAATCCATCACTGGCCGGCCATCCGCCGACCGGCGTCACTCATTGTGGCGGTGCGTGTCCAATGAACTTATCTGCCCACTGGAGGAACCATTTCATGTTCGGCGCGTCCGTGTGCCCGCCATCATGCTGCCGCCAGGCAAGCTGCCCGTCCAGCAGCCCCTGATTCATCGGCGGCATCGGCGTCGTATGCGGATCGCCTTCAATCCCCGCCGCCGGCTTCGCGCCCAGCAGCGTCCATACCCGGCTCGCATCCACGGTGGCCATCCAGCTACCCTGGTGGTCGAGCCACTTCGCATCGCCCTTCGCTGGAATCCCGTAGCTGATGAACGTCAGCCGCGGCGCGCACAGCGCAATCAATTCATTCGAATCCACCGGCAGCTCTCCCGGCGTATGCGGTCCCGTTGTCGACTCAGACGCGCCGTACTTGATGAAGTTTCCGGCCATCCAGTAGTACTCGCCGCCCGTCAGGCTCTCCACCGCCTCGCCAAAATTCCGCCGCAGCAGCGTCGCTCCGCCCTTGCCCGACGAGCCAACCAGCACCATCGCAAACCGCTGATCGAACGCCATCGTTACCAGCGCCGCTTTGCCGTAGCGCGACACACCTTCAATCGCAACATGCTTGGCATCCACGCCCGGCTCTGTCTCGAGATAGTCGAGCCCGCGTCCAGCGCCCCATGCCCACGCCCGCAACGCACCCCAGTCCTCCGGCTTGCGCGGCTGCCCCTTGTTCACCAACCCGATGATTCCGCGCGTGATCCCCGCGCCATCGTCAGCCTGCACGCTTGCGGGATCGAACCGCACGAAGCCCCAACCCGCAGCAATGAGCTGCCACTCATTCGGCGGATCGCCGTCCTCGTTCATCTGCGGAAAAGCAAACGGCGTTGCCTTGATCGGCTGCCACGCCGGATACTTCGCAAACACATCCTTCAGCGATGGATCCTGCTGCGTCAGCATCGCCTTATACGCAGCATTGATCCGTTCGAACTCATCCGGCGAAGGTTCATGCGGATTCGGAAACCCCGCACGCGTGAACTCCATCATCACCGGCACCGGCCCCTTCGCCATCGCCGGTGTCACCAGCGTCATGTGGATCTTCACTGTGATCGACGGGCAATCCGCGTTGTCCACCTCGCCGATAAGATCTTTCGCCACAACCGGCGTAAACCCGATGAATTCGTGATCGACGGCGTTCACCTTCCACGTCACCTTCGGCGTGTGTTCCGGCACGCGCCCATAGACGTACTTTGACAGCATCTCCACCAGCTCAGGCCGGCGCTTGTTCCACCACTGATCAGCGGTTGTCACCTTCTGCCCGTCATTCATCGTCAACGGGTCTGGAATCTCCGGATACGGATTCGCCTTCGACTCGTCGTAGTTGGCATGATTCGGCGCTTTCTCATTGCCGCTCGGCCCCGGACGCAGCGCCTTCACCCCGAGCTGGTCCATCATGTTCTGATGATCCTGCTCTGCCGTGAAAGTGACAGGAGCAGGCGCAGTCTGCGCAAGGAGCGCCACCGGCGCCGCAGCCAACCCAACACACATCGCAAAGGCAAACCGCATCATGCAACCAGCCACGCGCTCGCTCCAGAATGATATGCTTGCATCGCTTTTGAAAACCGATTTACTTCGGTCCCCATGCTAAACCGTCCCCTATGACACAGCCAGCAAAAATCTTTGCCATTGCCGCTCTTGTACTTACAAGCGGATGGGTGTTTGCGCAAGCTCCAAAGAGCGCGCCAACACCGGAGAACTGGGTCGTAAGCTGGGGCGCCTCGCAGCAGATACCAGAGCCAAACAACGCGCTGCCCTCCGAAGACCTGCACGACGCCACGGTCCGCCAGATCTTCCACCTCTCCATTGGCGGCCCCGCAATCCGTGTCCATGTCTCCAACGCGTTCGGCACCGAGGCACTTCACTTAACGGCGGTTCACATCGCGCGGCCAGTGTCGACCTCCTCGCCTGCCATCGATCCAGCGACCGACAAGACCCTCACCTTCGCCGGGAAGACCGATGTATTGGTTCCTCCCGGCGCGGAGTTCCTCTCCGATCCGATCGACTTCGCAGTTGCGCCCTTATCCGACCTCGCGGTGACGTTCCACCTCGACGCTCCACCGTCCCGCGAAACAGGCCATCCTGGCTCGCGCGCCACGTCGTACTACGTCCACGGCGACTTCACCGGAGCCGCCAATCTCACCGAGCCCAAACACGTCGACCACTGGTACCAGGTCTCCGAAATTGACGTGCAGTCACCCCCCGGAGCAGCCGCCGTAGTTGCCTTCGGCGACTCCATCACGGACGGCCATGGCGCAACCACAAATGGCAACGACCGCTGGACCGACGTTCTCGCCGCGCGTCTCCAGGCCTCGCTGGCAACGCGCAACATCGGCGTCTCCAATCAGGGCATCGGCGGCAATCATCTTCTCACCGACGGCCTGGGCCCCAACGCGCTCTCGCGATTCGACCACGACGTGCTCGCACCCACCGGCGTGCGCTGGGTCATCATCTTTGAGGGGGTGAACGACCTCGGCGCTCTCGCGCGCGAACACGAAGTCTCACCCGCCGATCACGCCGCTCTCGTCGAACGCGTCATCGCCGCCTATCAGCAGATCATCGCCCGAGCTCACGCCCACGGACTCCGCGTTTACGGGGCCACCATCACTCCGTACGTTGGCTCCGGCTATTACCATCCCGGCCCGCTCAGCGGAGCCGACCGTCAGGCAGTGAACGCGTGGATTCGCGCCGCCGGCCACTTCGACGCCGTCATCGATTTCGACGCGATTGTGCGTGACCCGCAGCATCCTGAGCAACTCTCGCCCGCCTACGACTGCGGCGATCACTTGCATCCATCCCCGGCTGGCTACAAAGCCATGGGAGAAGCCATCCCAACCAGCCTTTTCGTTCCCTAGTTGAGAACCGCTTGCGCGGTGGGCTATGCTTGGCTTTCCCTTATGGCCCACGGATTCGATGACTACCGCATCTTCATCTCAGCTCCCGGCGATCTGGACCCGGATCGCCAGTCGTGCTACGACGCCATCTCCGCAGTCAATGAAAACTGCTCCATGCCGGCCAAGGTTCTGCTGGTTTCAGTAGGCCTGCGCGAGAACGTTCAGATCGAAGCCAACCGCAGCATCGTCTCCGACAACGTGCGCTGGAGCAGCTATTTCATCCAGCTCTTCCAGGACGACTGGGGTCCGCGCGATCTCTTCCGCAAGCTGCTCTTTGTTGCCCTCGAATGCAAAGACGATCCGGCCATGCCGATGCGTGATGTCCTGATCTGCCTGAAAGACGCGCCGCACGAAACCAACCCGCAGATCCTCGCATTTCGCGCCGAATTGGAAGCCCTCGAGAATGTGCGCCTGATTCGCTACAGCCGGCCGGAAGAGGCCAGGCAACAAATCGCAGAGGTATGCACCGCCTGGGCCGAATCCATCATCGCAGCGAAGGCCGCAATAAGCCCTCAAGCCTGACTCAGGCCAGCCTGTCTCTTACGCTCTTATTGGAAAAGGAAACGCGAACGGCAACGTTCGCTCTGACTATCTGATCTTGGTGCCGAAGAAGGGACTCGAACCCCCACACCCTTGCGAGTACATGGACCTGAACCATGCGCGTCTGCCAATTCCGCCACTTCGGCACGGGTAATCCAAGACAAGAATTGTCTGGACTGACAGTAACTTCAATGTTCGCAGATGCCGCGGAACGTGTCAAACCAGAGACGGCCCTGCAGGCACCGGGCCACAAGTGAACTCTTTAGCCAATACCGCAAAAATCAAAGGGCCGATCCGCATGAGCGAACCGGCCCCGTTTTTACGCAGGGAGGAAACTACACCAGCTTCGCGTCCAGCTCAATCTGCGTGTTGTTGGCGAACAGCTTCGAGATCGGGCAGCCTGTCTTGGCGTCCGCCGCGGCCTTGTCGAACTGCTCCTGGGTTGCGCCAGGAACGCTCGCCGTCGTGGTCAGCGCGATCTTCGTCACCGCAAATCCGCCGTCCGTCTTGGCCAGGGTCACTGCCGCCTGCGTCTCGATCTTCTCCGGCGTCAGGCCTGCTCCGCCCAGCTGCGCGCCAAGCGCCATCGAGAAGCAGCTTGCATGCGCCGCCGCAATCAGTTCTTCCGGAGTGGTGCCGGAAGCCGCGCCCTCAAAACGAGTCGCGAACGAGTAGTTGGCGTTCGAAAGCACGCCCGTTGCCGTCGAAATCGTTCCCTTGCCTTCCTTCAGTGACCCGGTCCAGACCGCACTTGCCTTGCTTGCCATTCCAATCCTCCTTGGTGGGGGTTTCGTTTCGTGGTTGCTGCCGGGTGAAGCGCGCCCTGCGGGGAAGCGGTGGACGGCGCCGGGATCAGCCCGGAGTTGATTTCTGGGGCACCTGCCGCATTGTTCGGCGCAGTCAGAGCCCTCTCCTCCATGCTAACCTCTCAAAATGCTCCCGCAGCGCCCCGCCGCTCTCGATCCCGACTTTGCCGCTGATTTTTCACAGAATGCGGCCGCGTGCGCCCTCGACGAGCCCATCGATCATCATTGCCAGATCTGCCCCACCTGCAGCGCCCGGCTCACCGGACATCGCTGCAAGCTGGTCTGCACCCAGTGCGGCTATTACCTGAGCTGCGCGGATTACTACTGAAGACAGCGCTTCCAGCGAGCCGCGTTTGGGGACAGCCTCCTCGACATCTCCCCTGACGCCGTATGCATCGGACTCACCGTGCGGCGGGACTGCCGCAGGAGGGAATCCATGCCGTCGTCCAAAGCTCACAACCGAGACAGTTCTAAGACGCCCCTGGCCATAGTCACCGGCGCATCCACCGGAATCGGCTTTCACCTGGCGCGGGTATTCGCCGACAACAACTTCGACGTGCTGATTACCGCCGATGAAGCCCGAGTCAAAGACGCCGCCGTAGAGATCGAAGCGCTGGGCGCGAAGGTCTACACCGTGCAGGCCGACTTGAGCCGGCCAGAAGAGGTCGAGCGCCTCTGGAAGGAAATCGAAGCGACCGGCCGTCCCGTCGACGCCATCGCCATCAACGCCGGCATTGGCACCTCCGGCGATTTCGCCACCGAGACCGACCTCGACCGCGAGCTCAAGATCATCGACTTGAACGTGCGCTCCACGGTGCATCTCGCCAAGTTGGCTGCGCGCCAGATGGTGAGCCGCGGTGAAGGTAAGATCCTAATCACCGCGTCGATCGCCGGCACCATGCCCACGCCGCTGATGGCCGTCTACGGCGCCTCGAAAGCATTCGACCTCGAGTTCGCGCAAAGCCTGCATCACGAACTCAAAGACAAGGGCGTGACCGTAACTGCCCTCAAGCCCGGCGCCACCGACACCGACTTTTTCAAGCGCGCCGACATGGAAGATACCAAGGTCGGCAGCGAGGGTAAGAGCACGAACGATCCCTCAGCAGTCGCAAAGCAGGGTTTCGACGCCCTCATGCGTGGCGACCAGGAAGTCTTTGCCGAAGCGTGGAGCACCAAGATTTCCGGCACCTTTGGCGGCATGGTGCCTAACACCGTGAAGGCCGCGCAGCACAAGAAGATGGCCGCGCACGGAACCGCGAAGAAGTCAGCCTAATCGGCATAAGAAAGGCCGGACGCTTCCAAGCGTCCGGCCTCTCGTTTTTGCGCCTCTATTTGCCCGCTTCGCTCTTCTTCCGCGCAGCCTCGAACTCGTCCCCAGCGTTCCACTCTACCGAGTGCGGCTGTTCGCTGGCCAGCCAGCCCAGCACCAATCCGAACCGCGCCAGCTTCGCATTCCCGCGGAAGTCCCAGTCCGCCCTGTATTCGTCCGACGGCTGATGATAGTGGTTCGCAACGAAATCCTTGAACTGCGCTTGTCCCCAGGCTTCGTCGTGC from the Occallatibacter riparius genome contains:
- a CDS encoding CRTAC1 family protein, with amino-acid sequence MQSRTRQYPIALAFVILTSFAPLVCGQKQTASPIKFELKPLPFKLETDESQSRNAPETMGGGVAVFDYNGDGKPDIFFANGADLETMKKTSAKYSDRLFRNNGDGTFTDVTEQAGLAGTGFDVGAAVGDYDNDGHPDLFVTGVRGSHLYHNNGNGTFSDVTKQAGLDQFNDPEFGPLWAVAAAWVDMNNDGKLDLFVANYLQWKFDKKPLCVVDSGPEYCHPRFYKGLPDQLFLNQGNGTFKDVSKEWGLREHVGKGMGVGIADYDLDGKPDVFVTNDGEYDFLFHNLGNKFDEVSFQTNTALPEEGAFISGMGLDFRDFNNDEYPDIVYVALNRQTFPILQNTGKGEFREVTSPSGMGKISMGMAGFGPALYDFDNDGWKDLLVTRGHVSATRPPGAQVKQPNTVFRNVKGNTWVPLTEEAGFTEATASRHRGCGMGDFDGDGKMDFVATSMDLPAELWMNRSANAGHWLDIALQGVKSNRDGIGARIKVVSPSVTQYNHQTSSVCYASSSLGPVHFGLGSDAKATSVEITWPSGITQKLENVPADQTLKVVEAVPATK
- a CDS encoding ankyrin repeat domain-containing protein; the protein is MMNFMLEGGRFHRALFVAALVVSFTGSAFADPIHDAARKGDLKKVQAILASDPNAVKAKDSNGDTPLHVAALHGELKVAEALIAAGAEVNVKNSYPNITPEDLGQFFSSSNHQDPVRLLHTQPSRSDAVNTHQVSSQDLANNGYTPMALAVFGRDHNKIIQLLIAHGGDVNMRGITGTTPLFWAVMRGQKDDMKTLLDHGADPNIPNAFGDTPLICAIQLGYLSLVPSLVDKGADVNAQNQSQMRALGYAMSKPEDDSIVDYLKKHGAHQ
- a CDS encoding glucuronyl esterase domain-containing protein yields the protein MAGCMMRFAFAMCVGLAAAPVALLAQTAPAPVTFTAEQDHQNMMDQLGVKALRPGPSGNEKAPNHANYDESKANPYPEIPDPLTMNDGQKVTTADQWWNKRRPELVEMLSKYVYGRVPEHTPKVTWKVNAVDHEFIGFTPVVAKDLIGEVDNADCPSITVKIHMTLVTPAMAKGPVPVMMEFTRAGFPNPHEPSPDEFERINAAYKAMLTQQDPSLKDVFAKYPAWQPIKATPFAFPQMNEDGDPPNEWQLIAAGWGFVRFDPASVQADDGAGITRGIIGLVNKGQPRKPEDWGALRAWAWGAGRGLDYLETEPGVDAKHVAIEGVSRYGKAALVTMAFDQRFAMVLVGSSGKGGATLLRRNFGEAVESLTGGEYYWMAGNFIKYGASESTTGPHTPGELPVDSNELIALCAPRLTFISYGIPAKGDAKWLDHQGSWMATVDASRVWTLLGAKPAAGIEGDPHTTPMPPMNQGLLDGQLAWRQHDGGHTDAPNMKWFLQWADKFIGHAPPQ
- a CDS encoding SGNH/GDSL hydrolase family protein, whose translation is MTQPAKIFAIAALVLTSGWVFAQAPKSAPTPENWVVSWGASQQIPEPNNALPSEDLHDATVRQIFHLSIGGPAIRVHVSNAFGTEALHLTAVHIARPVSTSSPAIDPATDKTLTFAGKTDVLVPPGAEFLSDPIDFAVAPLSDLAVTFHLDAPPSRETGHPGSRATSYYVHGDFTGAANLTEPKHVDHWYQVSEIDVQSPPGAAAVVAFGDSITDGHGATTNGNDRWTDVLAARLQASLATRNIGVSNQGIGGNHLLTDGLGPNALSRFDHDVLAPTGVRWVIIFEGVNDLGALAREHEVSPADHAALVERVIAAYQQIIARAHAHGLRVYGATITPYVGSGYYHPGPLSGADRQAVNAWIRAAGHFDAVIDFDAIVRDPQHPEQLSPAYDCGDHLHPSPAGYKAMGEAIPTSLFVP
- a CDS encoding OsmC family protein: MASKASAVWTGSLKEGKGTISTATGVLSNANYSFATRFEGAASGTTPEELIAAAHASCFSMALGAQLGGAGLTPEKIETQAAVTLAKTDGGFAVTKIALTTTASVPGATQEQFDKAAADAKTGCPISKLFANNTQIELDAKLV
- a CDS encoding SDR family NAD(P)-dependent oxidoreductase codes for the protein MPSSKAHNRDSSKTPLAIVTGASTGIGFHLARVFADNNFDVLITADEARVKDAAVEIEALGAKVYTVQADLSRPEEVERLWKEIEATGRPVDAIAINAGIGTSGDFATETDLDRELKIIDLNVRSTVHLAKLAARQMVSRGEGKILITASIAGTMPTPLMAVYGASKAFDLEFAQSLHHELKDKGVTVTALKPGATDTDFFKRADMEDTKVGSEGKSTNDPSAVAKQGFDALMRGDQEVFAEAWSTKISGTFGGMVPNTVKAAQHKKMAAHGTAKKSA